In one Sporocytophaga myxococcoides genomic region, the following are encoded:
- a CDS encoding ATP-binding cassette domain-containing protein: MSEEILKALAQLYAIITKQDTGVSEKERNYVIDSFRSKLDQVRLKEYVALYDEFAGMDQDKKDKPEKLTSVKDSVRTLSICRKINKTLVQKQKIIVLIELLELVRSDGNYTPQRKQIIETVSESFNIEKNEHDLIEWFVFSKPEDLKTEGAFLFIKSEGEAFEPAPNIIFNHHILAPVRFLFLESVDLIFLKTEGEGFTLNGLPVNSEDIKLFPYGSILKSSIGATFFYSDIIRYFIKEENKKPVTFNVTDLEYTFQSGRIGLRDINISEREGTLIGIMGASGAGKTTLLNVLSGIEVPSKGQVVLNGIDIHKEKEKATGIIGYISQDDLLFEDLTVFENLFYCAKLCFDKLPDNEIKEKVESLLGSLGLGYVKDLKVGSPLEKTISGGQRKRLNIALELIREPLVLFVDEPTSGLSSRDSENVIDLLKELSLKGKLIFVVIHQPSSDIYKMFDKMYILDTGGFPIFYGNPVEGVIYFKKIANHADADKGQCFSCGNVNPEQIFNIVEEQVVDEYGNFTGQRKISTSEWYSSFKKNYDIIKQKDSTFSLPKGLDLPTITKQSMIFFLRDLKGKLSNKQYLLINLIEAPLLALILSVVIRYKNTTNEYLFRFNENIPAFILMSVIVALFMGLSLSAEEIIRDRKILKREKLLNLSRLGYLLSKIVILFSFSAIQTFLFVVIGTFVLDIKGMGMSYWLILFSSSCAANVLGLIISSAFNSAVIVYILIPLILIPQMILSGALFSFDKLNDFLTNDKNKVPFVADLMISRWGYEALAVSQFKDNEYQSLFFKEEQIKAISNFQLAHGLPLVEELVKKLQEKEIREEERKIKWNIVLNEIKKNERLSGIPSLSQISALEKAGPTNNSLEAILEMLPTLDSFYNKTVHHAVEVMEKKGISKSSELKNSHYNESLSDLVRNQNSVERYKISKQEILPKVDLVFFASKPDGNFGYRSHFYAPSKYLGSIKLDTFWFNLIILWTITGLFFAFLYFDILRIIIDKSSTMLQKKN, translated from the coding sequence ATGAGTGAAGAAATACTTAAGGCGCTGGCACAGCTATATGCTATTATTACCAAGCAGGATACTGGTGTAAGTGAGAAGGAAAGAAACTATGTTATTGATTCTTTCCGATCAAAACTTGACCAGGTTAGGCTGAAGGAATATGTGGCTTTGTATGATGAGTTCGCCGGAATGGATCAGGATAAAAAGGACAAGCCTGAAAAACTTACTTCTGTAAAAGATTCCGTCAGAACTCTTTCTATCTGCAGAAAAATCAATAAAACGCTCGTACAGAAGCAGAAGATAATTGTGCTTATCGAACTTCTGGAGCTCGTTCGTTCTGATGGTAATTACACACCTCAAAGAAAGCAAATCATTGAAACAGTCTCTGAAAGTTTTAATATTGAAAAGAACGAACATGACTTAATTGAATGGTTCGTATTTTCAAAACCTGAAGACTTGAAAACTGAAGGTGCTTTTCTTTTTATCAAAAGTGAAGGAGAAGCATTTGAGCCTGCCCCTAACATTATATTTAATCATCACATCCTTGCCCCGGTAAGATTCCTTTTCCTGGAATCTGTAGATCTTATCTTCTTAAAAACAGAAGGGGAAGGCTTTACATTAAATGGCCTTCCGGTAAACTCGGAAGATATAAAATTATTTCCATATGGAAGTATACTTAAGTCATCTATAGGCGCTACCTTCTTTTATAGCGATATCATCAGGTATTTTATAAAAGAGGAGAATAAAAAACCTGTAACCTTTAATGTAACTGACCTTGAGTATACATTTCAGTCTGGTCGCATAGGCTTGCGTGATATCAATATCTCTGAAAGAGAAGGGACCCTTATTGGTATCATGGGAGCCAGTGGCGCTGGTAAGACAACATTGCTGAATGTTTTGTCAGGGATTGAAGTTCCATCTAAAGGGCAGGTTGTTCTTAATGGAATTGATATACACAAAGAGAAAGAGAAAGCAACCGGAATAATCGGATATATCTCACAAGACGATCTTCTTTTTGAAGACCTCACTGTATTTGAGAATTTATTCTATTGTGCAAAGCTTTGCTTTGACAAGCTTCCTGATAATGAAATTAAAGAGAAGGTTGAAAGCCTTCTGGGAAGCCTTGGGCTGGGTTATGTAAAAGACCTTAAAGTAGGAAGTCCTCTGGAAAAGACTATCAGTGGTGGACAGAGAAAAAGGCTTAATATTGCCCTTGAACTGATCAGAGAACCACTGGTTTTATTTGTGGATGAACCAACCTCCGGTCTTTCCTCAAGAGATTCTGAAAATGTTATTGACCTTCTGAAAGAACTTTCTTTAAAAGGAAAACTGATTTTTGTTGTAATTCACCAACCTTCATCAGACATCTATAAGATGTTTGATAAAATGTATATTCTGGATACAGGAGGTTTCCCAATATTTTATGGTAATCCTGTTGAAGGTGTTATCTATTTTAAGAAGATTGCAAATCATGCCGATGCTGATAAAGGGCAATGCTTCTCTTGCGGTAATGTAAATCCCGAACAGATATTTAATATTGTAGAAGAGCAGGTTGTTGATGAATATGGTAATTTCACAGGGCAGAGAAAAATTTCTACCAGCGAATGGTATTCCAGTTTCAAGAAAAATTATGATATTATAAAACAGAAGGACAGCACATTTAGTTTGCCAAAAGGCCTGGACCTTCCTACTATTACCAAACAGTCGATGATATTTTTCCTAAGAGACCTAAAAGGAAAATTATCAAATAAACAGTACCTGCTCATCAACCTTATCGAAGCTCCACTTCTGGCTTTGATCCTTAGTGTAGTAATCAGATATAAGAATACGACAAACGAGTATCTTTTCAGATTCAATGAAAATATTCCAGCGTTTATCCTGATGAGTGTAATTGTTGCGCTTTTCATGGGTCTTAGTTTAAGTGCAGAAGAAATTATCCGGGACAGGAAAATATTGAAGCGAGAAAAGCTTTTAAATCTAAGTAGATTAGGTTATCTGTTGTCAAAAATTGTCATACTTTTTTCATTTTCAGCAATCCAAACATTTCTGTTTGTCGTAATAGGTACATTTGTGCTGGACATCAAGGGAATGGGGATGTCTTACTGGCTGATATTATTCTCATCATCCTGTGCAGCAAATGTTTTAGGTCTGATTATTTCTTCCGCCTTTAATTCAGCAGTTATCGTATATATACTAATACCACTGATACTGATACCTCAGATGATTCTCAGTGGTGCATTATTCAGTTTCGACAAGCTGAACGATTTTCTTACTAATGATAAAAATAAGGTTCCATTCGTTGCAGACTTAATGATTTCAAGATGGGGCTATGAGGCGCTTGCTGTAAGTCAGTTTAAAGATAATGAGTATCAAAGTTTGTTCTTCAAAGAAGAGCAGATAAAGGCAATCTCGAATTTTCAGCTTGCTCATGGTCTACCTTTAGTTGAGGAATTAGTGAAAAAGCTTCAGGAGAAAGAGATTCGTGAGGAGGAAAGAAAGATAAAGTGGAACATAGTTCTTAATGAAATAAAAAAGAATGAAAGATTGTCTGGCATACCATCCTTGTCTCAGATAAGCGCATTAGAAAAGGCTGGACCAACAAATAATTCCCTTGAAGCTATCTTAGAAATGTTACCCACACTTGATTCTTTTTACAATAAAACAGTTCATCATGCTGTAGAGGTCATGGAGAAGAAAGGTATATCAAAATCTTCGGAATTGAAAAACAGTCATTACAATGAAAGCTTATCTGATCTTGTTAGAAATCAGAATTCTGTTGAAAGATATAAAATTTCAAAACAGGAAATTCTTCCTAAAGTTGACCTGGTGTTTTTCGCATCAAAACCTGATGGTAATTTCGGATACAGATCTCACTTCTATGCTCCTTCCAAATATCTTGGGAGTATAAAACTAGACACCTTCTGGTTTAACTTAATAATATTGTGGACGATAACCGGATTGTTCTTCGCATTCTTGTACTTCGATATACTTAGAATAATTATTGATAAATCCTCAACTATGTTACAAAAGAAAAATTAA